AGCGGATGTGTCTCTGGTGCCTCCACCTGGGGCGAAGCTCACGAGGTTCCACGGTGTCTTCGCTCCAGGTTCCTCGCCTTTCTCACTTTCTGTGAAAGACTGACTGCCTCCGAGTCCTGGCTGGAAAGAGAAGGCTGATTCCTGTTATTCTTTGGTTTTCCGCCATTGCGGGAATCCTGGAACACTCTTCTCATTGCCCTGGAGTGGCAGTCCATGCTGCGTCGTTCATTCTTGTCGCTTTCCGCTCTCCTGTTGTCCCAGGCGTGCAACCCGGTGACGGAGGAGCCACCGGCCGCCGCACCCGAGCCCCTCGCCGCCGCCGAGCAGAAGCTGGCGGTGCCGGGCTTCGCCGAGCTGCACCACCACATGTTCGCCGAGGAGGCCTTCGGCGGTGGCTGGTTCCACGGCAGTCACACCGGCACGCTGGTGAGCTGTGACGGCGGCGAGCCCGAGAGCGATCACGCCCGGGTGCGCATGGACCTGAGCAACATGCTGAACCTGTGCCCCAACTCGGGGAACGTGAACCTCGGCGGCGTGCCGCTGTTGGCGCAGTTCTTCGGCATCGGCGGGGCGGTGGGTTCGGAGTACATCGGGAAGATCGAAGGCACGGAGGGAGACACGGGCCTGCACCTGGGCCGCAAGCAGGTGCCCACGCAGTGGCCGCGCTGGGACACCATCGCCCACCAGCAGGCGTGGGAGGGCGGGCTGCGGCAGGCGCACCTGGGTGGCTTGTCGCTCGTGACGGTGTCGCTGGTGAGCAATGGCTTCCTGTGCAGCACCTTGCCCTACCAGAACCTCAACCGCCCCTGCGACGAGATGGTGGACATCGAGGTGCAGCTGCAGATGGCGCGTGACTTCGACGCCCGCACGGACTGGGCGGAGATCGCCCTGTCGCCCGCGCACGCGCGGCAGATCATCGGGGCCGGCAAGCTGGCGATGGTCCTCTCCATCGAGACGAGCAAGCTCTTCGGCACCAAGGACTGGCGCTCGGAGCTCAACCGCTTCTACTCGCTGGGCGTGCGCTCGCTGCAGCCGGTGCACCAGCTGGACAACCGCTTCGGCGGCGCGGCGCTGCACAACGCCATCTTCCAGGCCGCGCAGTTCCTGGAGAATTGCTACATCGACTACGACTGCGGCGCCACGGGCAACGGCTTCACGCTGGGCTTCGACGTGGACGCCAACTGCCGCAACACCAAGGGCCTGACGGCGGACGGCAAGGCGCTGGTGCAGGAGATGATCGCCAAGGGCATGCTCATCGACATCGCGCACATGTCCGAGCGCTCCGTGCAGGACGCCTTCACGGTGGCGCAGGCCAACACCTACTACCCGCTCTACGTCTCGCACGGCCACTTCCGCGAGGTGATGAACCCGGAGCTGGCGAAGACGGAGAAGACAACGCCGGCGTGGGTGGTGCGCTACCTGCGGCAGACGGGCGGCATCTTCGGCCTGCGCACGGCGCATGACGAGACGCGGACGTACACGCGGACGGCGGTGGCCAACAGCTGCCAGGGCTCGACGCGCTCGCTGGCGCAGGCGTACGAGTTCGGCCGCCAGGGACTGAAGGTGCCCATGGCCTTCGGCGCGGATCTCAACGGCTTCATCCAGCAGACGCGGCCGCGCTTCGGCGACCACGGGGCGTGCTCGGCGGGCTTCAAGGCGGAGGCGGACGCGCAGGCCCACCAGCAGCGCCTGACGGGGCCCGCGCGGCTGGGCACGGACTTCGACGTGTACGGCCTGGCGCACGTGGGCCTGCTGCCGGACGTGGTGCGCGACCTCAAGCAGCTGGGGGTGAACACGGCGGGGCTGGAGGGCTCCTCGGAGTCCTTCCTGCGCATGTGGGAGCGCGCGCAGACGCCCCGCTCGGGCATGGCGGACGCGGCGGCGGACATCGACACCAGCGGCGTGGCGGCCTACGTGGAGAAGGCCACCCGCGAGGCGCAGTACCCCACGGTGTGCGGCAAGGCGTACGCGCCGGACTCCAAGGTGCTCGGCCAGACGTGCCGCTTCAACGAGGAGTGCATCAGCGACAAGTGCACCTCGCTGGATTGCGGCAACATCACGGGCAGCTGCATCTGCGATGGGGACAGCGACTGCACCTCCACCCAGTACTGTGGCTGGGGCCTCAACACCGGCAGCTGCCAGAACAAGAAGGCGCGCGGCGCGCTCTGCTCGGAGAACCGCGAGTGCCTCTCGGGCACCTGCCGCTGGACGTTCACCTGTGGCTGAGCCCTTCATGGCAACGCTGAAGGACAAGGTCATCATCGTCACCGGCGCGAGCTCGGGCATTGGCTGGACCACGGCCCTCACGCTCGCGGCCGAGGGCGCCCGGGTCGTCGCCAGCGCCCGCCGCGAGGCCCGGGGCCAGGAGCTCCTCGCCCTCATCCGGGAGCGCGGCGGCGAGGCCACCTGGGTCACCGCCGACATGCAGTCCGAGCGCCAGGTCGAGGCACTCGTCCAGTCCGCCGTCTCCACCTACGGCCGGCTCGATGGGGCCTTCAACAACGCCGGCAGCAGCCTCACCCGGCCGCTCCTGGAGATGACCACCGCGGACTACGACGCCGTCATGAACACCAACCTGCGCGGCGTCTTCTGGTGCATGAAGTACCAGCTCCAGGCCATGCTCGCGGGCGGCGGAGGCTCCATCGTCAACTGTGCCTCCGTGAGTGCCTCGCGCGCCCTGCCCGGGCTCTCCGCCTACAGCGCTTCCAAGGCGGGGCTCGTCGCCCTCACCCGGAGCGCCGCCGTCGAGCTCGCGCAGAAGGGCATCCGCGTCAACGCGGTGAGCCCCGGCGTCGTCGAGTCGGAGATGGCCACCGAGGGCTGGCGCCTCCACGAGCGCATGGGGCGCGCCTTCGCCGCCTCGCTCCACCCGATGAACCGCGTCGGTACTCCCGAGGAGGTGGCCTCCCTCGTCGCCTTCCTCCTCGGCGACAAGGCCTCCTTCATCACCGGCCAGGACATCGCCGTGGATGGGGGCTTCAGCGCCGCCAGTGTCGCCGCCACCCTCATGGCCCGCGGCCGCTGACGTGCCCCGTGCCCGGCCCCGCCACCCGCTCCCACCGGGCGGCGGGGCCCCCGCACATTTTCTCGTTTTCTTGCAAGACGCACCGCGTCTACACCGGCTGCTTTTGTGCGTGATTGTAGACGGGCGGTAAAGTTCTGTTCACTGATTGTCAAGTCTGACCTGGATTGATACAACTCCAGGAAAGAAAGCCGCTGCTGCGGATGCGCGGGGCTCCGTTTTTCCCGTTTTTGAACGGTGACGGCCTCCGTCCGCTGCGGGGTTGATTGGTCCATGTAGGTGAAGCGCCCACCTGTTCTGACGGGAGACGTGTATCGTGGCCTCCGCATCCATCGAAGGCGTTGGATTCCGCAATCTCATCGAGTTGGTGCGGGAGCGCGCCGAGCGCCACCCGGACCGGCTCGCGTATGTCTTCCTGGAGGATGGAGAGACGGAGTCGCAGGCGCTGACGTTCGGTGAGCTGGAGCAGCGCGTGCGCGCGGTGGCGGCCCGGCTGCAGGCGCTGGGCGCGGCGGATCAA
The sequence above is drawn from the Archangium gephyra genome and encodes:
- a CDS encoding SDR family NAD(P)-dependent oxidoreductase; the encoded protein is MATLKDKVIIVTGASSGIGWTTALTLAAEGARVVASARREARGQELLALIRERGGEATWVTADMQSERQVEALVQSAVSTYGRLDGAFNNAGSSLTRPLLEMTTADYDAVMNTNLRGVFWCMKYQLQAMLAGGGGSIVNCASVSASRALPGLSAYSASKAGLVALTRSAAVELAQKGIRVNAVSPGVVESEMATEGWRLHERMGRAFAASLHPMNRVGTPEEVASLVAFLLGDKASFITGQDIAVDGGFSAASVAATLMARGR
- a CDS encoding membrane dipeptidase; the encoded protein is MLRRSFLSLSALLLSQACNPVTEEPPAAAPEPLAAAEQKLAVPGFAELHHHMFAEEAFGGGWFHGSHTGTLVSCDGGEPESDHARVRMDLSNMLNLCPNSGNVNLGGVPLLAQFFGIGGAVGSEYIGKIEGTEGDTGLHLGRKQVPTQWPRWDTIAHQQAWEGGLRQAHLGGLSLVTVSLVSNGFLCSTLPYQNLNRPCDEMVDIEVQLQMARDFDARTDWAEIALSPAHARQIIGAGKLAMVLSIETSKLFGTKDWRSELNRFYSLGVRSLQPVHQLDNRFGGAALHNAIFQAAQFLENCYIDYDCGATGNGFTLGFDVDANCRNTKGLTADGKALVQEMIAKGMLIDIAHMSERSVQDAFTVAQANTYYPLYVSHGHFREVMNPELAKTEKTTPAWVVRYLRQTGGIFGLRTAHDETRTYTRTAVANSCQGSTRSLAQAYEFGRQGLKVPMAFGADLNGFIQQTRPRFGDHGACSAGFKAEADAQAHQQRLTGPARLGTDFDVYGLAHVGLLPDVVRDLKQLGVNTAGLEGSSESFLRMWERAQTPRSGMADAAADIDTSGVAAYVEKATREAQYPTVCGKAYAPDSKVLGQTCRFNEECISDKCTSLDCGNITGSCICDGDSDCTSTQYCGWGLNTGSCQNKKARGALCSENRECLSGTCRWTFTCG